One genomic segment of Allocatelliglobosispora scoriae includes these proteins:
- a CDS encoding DUF1996 domain-containing protein — protein sequence MSTSALTGRNRPRTLVVGVAVTALIGALLTSQALSASAAETPLSQGRPATASSTENGGTPASAAVDGNLGTRWASAFSDPQWLQVDLGATAAINRVVITWETAYAPDFTIQTSANGTAPWTTINTTVNGTGGVQTLNVTGSGRYVRLNTTRRATQYGASVWEFQVFGTGGAQPSPSPSNGAGWIKMDQTAWAAQLAEFNAMVMNPAPPNAVRVSEFNASCVYSHSFKDDPIVFPGLPGASHMHSFFGNRSTNANTTTASLRANTAASCGPVGDPSAYWIPTLYQNGVAIEPRGVTVYYSSRLPDPTKTVPFPQGFRMIAGDAKRQVPTPAGAPGQFWCAGIGGEIGRSADGNWPVCAQTANLTYQLVFQDCWDGIHLDSPDHKSHVSYNTVNGKCAGDYPVAIPNVSFVIDYPTHGSAAGYTLSSGMASSIHGDSFLAWDNAAMGHRVKDCIVQKAKCNTAGTF from the coding sequence ATGTCCACTAGTGCCCTCACGGGCAGAAATCGACCACGTACCCTGGTCGTAGGTGTCGCCGTCACCGCGCTGATCGGCGCGCTGCTCACCAGCCAGGCGCTGAGCGCCTCCGCCGCCGAGACCCCGCTGTCGCAGGGGCGCCCGGCGACGGCGTCATCGACCGAGAACGGCGGCACCCCCGCGTCCGCCGCGGTCGACGGCAACCTTGGCACGCGGTGGGCCAGCGCGTTCAGCGACCCGCAGTGGCTGCAGGTCGACCTCGGCGCCACGGCCGCCATCAACCGCGTGGTCATCACGTGGGAGACCGCCTACGCGCCCGACTTCACCATCCAGACGTCCGCCAACGGCACCGCACCCTGGACGACGATCAACACCACCGTCAACGGCACCGGCGGCGTCCAGACGCTCAACGTCACCGGCTCCGGCCGCTACGTGCGGCTCAACACCACCCGCCGCGCCACGCAGTACGGCGCGTCGGTGTGGGAGTTCCAGGTCTTCGGCACCGGCGGCGCCCAGCCCAGCCCCAGCCCGTCCAACGGCGCCGGCTGGATCAAGATGGACCAGACCGCGTGGGCCGCCCAGCTCGCCGAGTTCAACGCGATGGTGATGAACCCGGCGCCCCCCAACGCCGTGCGGGTCTCGGAGTTCAACGCCTCGTGCGTCTACAGCCACTCCTTCAAGGACGACCCGATCGTCTTCCCGGGGCTGCCGGGTGCGTCGCACATGCACAGCTTCTTCGGCAACCGCAGCACCAACGCCAACACCACCACCGCGTCGCTGCGCGCCAACACCGCGGCGAGCTGCGGACCGGTGGGCGACCCGTCGGCGTACTGGATCCCCACGCTCTACCAGAACGGCGTGGCGATCGAGCCGCGCGGCGTCACCGTCTACTACAGCTCGCGCCTGCCCGACCCGACCAAGACGGTCCCGTTCCCGCAGGGCTTCCGGATGATCGCCGGCGACGCCAAGCGGCAGGTCCCGACACCGGCCGGTGCGCCCGGCCAGTTCTGGTGCGCCGGTATCGGCGGCGAGATCGGCCGCAGCGCCGACGGCAACTGGCCGGTCTGCGCCCAGACCGCCAACCTCACCTACCAGCTGGTGTTCCAGGACTGCTGGGACGGCATCCACCTGGACAGCCCCGACCACAAGTCGCACGTCTCCTACAACACCGTCAACGGCAAGTGCGCCGGCGACTACCCGGTCGCCATCCCGAACGTCTCCTTCGTCATCGACTACCCCACCCACGGAAGCGCGGCCGGCTACACGCTCTCCTCGGGCATGGCCTCGTCGATCCACGGCGACTCGTTCCTCGCCTGGGACAACGCGGCCATGGGCCACCGGGTGAAGGACTGCATCGTCCAGAAGGCCAAGTGCAACACCGCCGGTACGTTCTGA
- a CDS encoding response regulator transcription factor — MAGVTAVRVVIVDDDPLVRAGLRMILAGAPELVVAGEAADGQQALTVVARELPDVVLMDIRMPRMDGLAATRRLREQGSTARIIILTTFDADEMVLTALRHGAAGFLLKDTAPGDLVRAVHRVAQGEPMLSASVTTRLIAAVTASADDGRRERARALLARLTDREREVAIAVSEGLTNTEIAQSLYLGVATVKTHVGSVFAKLEVTNRVQVARCVHDAGV; from the coding sequence GTGGCCGGCGTGACCGCGGTCCGGGTCGTCATCGTCGACGACGACCCGCTGGTCCGGGCCGGTCTGCGGATGATCCTCGCGGGGGCGCCCGAGCTCGTGGTCGCCGGTGAGGCGGCCGACGGGCAGCAGGCGCTGACCGTGGTCGCGCGGGAGCTGCCCGACGTGGTGCTGATGGACATCCGGATGCCGAGGATGGACGGGCTCGCCGCCACCCGGCGGCTGCGCGAGCAGGGCAGCACCGCCAGGATCATCATCCTGACCACGTTCGACGCCGACGAGATGGTGCTGACGGCGCTGCGGCACGGCGCGGCCGGGTTCCTGCTGAAGGACACCGCGCCCGGCGACCTGGTCCGTGCCGTGCACCGCGTGGCACAGGGCGAGCCGATGCTGTCGGCGAGCGTCACGACCCGGCTGATCGCCGCGGTCACCGCGTCGGCCGACGACGGGCGGCGGGAGCGGGCCCGGGCGCTGCTGGCCCGGCTCACCGACCGGGAGCGCGAGGTCGCGATCGCGGTCAGCGAGGGGCTGACGAACACCGAGATCGCGCAGTCGCTCTACCTGGGTGTCGCGACGGTGAAGACCCATGTGGGCAGCGTCTTCGCGAAGCTCGAGGTCACCAACCGGGTCCAGGTCGCCCGCTGCGTGCACGACGCGGGGGTGTAG
- a CDS encoding sensor histidine kinase gives MTTPLAPLRPWSRTWRYLVAVAVGAVAWIGYAAALGAGSPDAAQRDRIVAALALDLAVGAAAITLLSLRRRAPLAVACLTTAAAAFSVAGLGAMVVAVVSMATWRRRWWAAAVGGTAVAGGIVSAGFYRPLFSPAGHSAGQVAANAVVIGLITAIAVASGFYIGERRELLASLRQRAIAAEREQILSAQAVRAAERTRIAREMHDDLAHRISLVALHAGALVFREDLSRAETAATAQTIQANAQLALTELRQVLGVLRDGDPGLVAQRSQPTLAELPALIADAREAGSVIRFDASGLPGAVPEALSRTSFRVVQEALTNARKHAPGEPVGVRLTGARGDRLGIEVRNPVGAPAAVPLPSAGVGLAGLGERAALAGGTLDFGEESGDFVVRASLPWPA, from the coding sequence ATGACGACACCGCTTGCGCCGCTGCGGCCCTGGTCCCGGACCTGGCGCTACCTTGTCGCGGTGGCGGTCGGCGCGGTCGCCTGGATCGGCTACGCCGCCGCGCTCGGCGCCGGCTCGCCGGACGCCGCGCAGCGTGACCGGATCGTGGCGGCGCTCGCGCTCGACCTGGCCGTCGGTGCCGCCGCGATCACCCTGCTTTCGCTGCGGCGCCGGGCACCGCTCGCCGTGGCGTGCCTGACGACCGCGGCCGCCGCGTTCTCGGTCGCCGGCCTCGGCGCCATGGTCGTCGCCGTCGTGTCGATGGCGACCTGGCGGCGCCGCTGGTGGGCGGCGGCGGTCGGCGGGACCGCGGTCGCGGGCGGCATCGTCTCCGCCGGGTTCTACCGGCCGCTGTTCTCGCCCGCCGGGCACAGCGCGGGTCAGGTCGCCGCCAACGCCGTCGTGATCGGACTGATCACCGCCATCGCCGTGGCGAGCGGTTTCTACATCGGCGAGCGCCGGGAGCTGCTCGCCTCGCTGCGGCAGCGGGCGATCGCCGCCGAGCGGGAGCAGATCCTGTCCGCGCAGGCGGTGCGGGCCGCGGAGCGTACCCGGATCGCTCGGGAGATGCACGACGACCTCGCGCACCGGATCTCCCTGGTGGCCCTGCACGCCGGGGCCCTGGTCTTCCGGGAGGACCTGAGCCGGGCCGAGACGGCCGCGACCGCGCAGACGATCCAGGCGAACGCGCAGCTCGCGCTGACCGAGCTGCGGCAGGTGCTCGGGGTGCTCCGCGACGGCGACCCGGGGCTCGTCGCGCAGCGGTCCCAGCCGACGCTCGCGGAGCTGCCGGCGCTGATCGCCGACGCGCGGGAGGCCGGTTCGGTGATCCGGTTCGACGCGTCGGGGCTGCCGGGCGCGGTGCCGGAGGCGCTGTCGCGGACCTCGTTCCGGGTGGTGCAGGAGGCGCTGACCAACGCGCGCAAGCACGCACCCGGAGAACCCGTGGGGGTACGCCTCACCGGCGCCCGCGGCGACCGTCTGGGCATCGAGGTACGCAACCCCGTGGGCGCGCCCGCCGCTGTGCCGCTGCCCTCGGCCGGGGTGGGTCTGGCGGGGCTGGGCGAGCGCGCGGCGCTGGCCGGCGGCACACTGGACTTCGGCGAGGAGAGCGGCGACTTCGTCGTCCGGGCGAGCCTGCCGTGGCCGGCGTGA
- a CDS encoding SigE family RNA polymerase sigma factor — MTWTADYSDYFTARAPRLRRLGYALCGDWHLAEDLVQHTFLQLYRHCKRVDTTTIDAYTRRTLVNAFLSHKRDRRHETVLADPPDLLTADGTDLARRLDLRRALADLPPRQRALVVLRHLEDVSTADAAEILGIAEGTVKSQTAHGLAKLRTALSPAALSEEPV; from the coding sequence ATGACATGGACCGCCGACTACTCCGACTACTTCACCGCGCGAGCACCCCGATTACGGCGACTCGGCTACGCCCTGTGCGGTGACTGGCACCTCGCCGAGGACCTCGTCCAGCACACCTTCCTCCAGCTCTACCGGCACTGCAAACGCGTCGACACCACCACGATCGACGCGTACACCCGCCGGACGCTGGTCAACGCGTTCCTGTCCCACAAACGCGACCGGCGGCACGAGACCGTGCTCGCCGACCCGCCCGACCTGCTGACCGCCGACGGGACGGACCTCGCCCGCCGACTCGACCTGCGCCGGGCGCTCGCGGACCTGCCGCCGCGGCAGCGCGCCCTGGTGGTGCTGCGGCACCTGGAGGACGTGTCCACCGCCGACGCGGCCGAGATCCTCGGCATCGCCGAAGGCACCGTCAAGAGCCAGACCGCCCACGGGCTGGCCAAGCTGCGCACGGCCCTGAGCCCTGCGGCACTATCGGAGGAGCCGGTATGA
- a CDS encoding DUF4386 domain-containing protein gives MSTHRKTAVVVGSLFILAAVTSIIGLILYGPLLNDADYVTGGDAHQAEIASGALLEVVAAFSLVGIAVLMFPIVRRRNEAVALGYASFRLMEATIIVIGAMSLLAVVTLNKDFTGADAASYLTGSKLLIAVHDWTFLFGPNLALGPSTLMMGVFLHRTRLVPRTIAILGMVGGTLIFVSAVPVLFGAYDQLSVWGAVGALPVFAYEMSLAVWLIAKGFHPAAMAALPVRP, from the coding sequence ATGAGCACGCACAGAAAGACAGCGGTAGTCGTCGGGTCGCTCTTCATCCTGGCGGCGGTGACCTCGATCATCGGCCTGATCCTCTACGGACCGCTCCTCAACGACGCGGACTACGTCACCGGCGGCGACGCGCACCAGGCCGAGATCGCCTCCGGCGCGCTCCTGGAGGTCGTCGCCGCGTTCTCCCTGGTCGGCATCGCGGTCCTGATGTTCCCGATCGTCCGGCGCCGCAACGAGGCCGTCGCCCTCGGCTACGCGTCGTTCCGCCTGATGGAGGCCACGATCATCGTGATCGGCGCCATGAGCCTGCTCGCGGTCGTGACCCTGAACAAGGACTTCACCGGCGCCGACGCCGCGTCCTACCTGACCGGCAGCAAGCTGCTGATCGCGGTGCACGACTGGACGTTCCTCTTCGGACCCAACCTCGCCCTCGGGCCGAGCACCCTGATGATGGGCGTGTTCCTCCACCGCACCCGGCTCGTCCCGCGGACCATCGCAATTCTGGGGATGGTCGGCGGGACGCTGATCTTCGTCTCGGCGGTGCCGGTGCTGTTCGGCGCCTACGACCAGCTCTCCGTCTGGGGCGCCGTCGGGGCGCTGCCGGTCTTCGCCTACGAGATGAGCCTCGCGGTGTGGCTGATCGCCAAAGGCTTCCACCCGGCGGCGATGGCCGCGCTCCCGGTCCGCCCCTGA
- a CDS encoding galactose-binding domain-containing protein: protein MTPERLSARARSWRWTLPVMTALAALIGSYLVFVAPAQAADTLLSQGKPATASSVQGADLPASAAFDGDPGTRWGSLWADPQWIQVDLGATAAISQVVLQWEGAHATSFQLQTSATGTGGWTDIYTTTAGPGGTQTLTVTGSGRYVRMLGTVRSSGYGYSLFEFKVFGTIGGTPPSASPSPSTPTGACGTTNVAAGKTATASSIEGAGTPASGAFDNNAGTRWASLRSDPQWVQVDLGATTAICQVVLQWEGAYATSFQIQTSATGTGGWTDIYTTTTGPGGTQTLTVSGSGRYVRMLGTVRANGYGYSIWEFKIFTGGTQPSPSPSTSTPPVEATDPKNPNFGPNVFVYDPSTPTATFQNKLNTIFAEQETAEFGSSRYAVLFKPGTYTADVNLGFYTQVAGLGLSPDDVNLNGHVRVEATWFGGNATHNFWRTAENLSVTLPAGVTVERWAVAQAAAYRRMHLKGAANQIQLWNGGDGWASGGLIADSRIDGLVSSGSQQQWFSRNSEFGSWTGSVWNMVFTGVTGAPAANFPNPSHTVVAASPVVREKPFLYIDSTGTYRVFKPGVRTNAVGTSWYNKTPVGSSISLADFFVVRPGTTAATMNAALAQGKHLLITPGIHHLSQALQVNNPNTIILGLGLATLVPDNGVAAIKVADVDGVQVGGVLVDAGPVNSPVLIEFGPAGSAANHAGNPSALHDVYVRVGGAGAGKATTSLVVNSNNVIGDHLWLWRADHGAGAGWTSNTADQGMIVNGTDVTMYGLFVEHFQKYEVVWNGNGGRTYFFQNELPYEAPNQAAWMNGTTRGYAAYKVADSVTTHEAWGLGSYCVFTADLSIVGERAFEVPNTPGVKFHNMVIVSLGGQGTINHVINNTGGPAGPAVNTVYLTNYP, encoded by the coding sequence ATGACCCCAGAGCGGCTCTCCGCCCGCGCCAGATCCTGGCGCTGGACCCTCCCCGTGATGACCGCGCTCGCCGCGCTCATCGGCAGCTACCTGGTCTTCGTCGCCCCGGCGCAGGCCGCGGACACCCTGCTCTCGCAGGGCAAGCCCGCCACCGCCTCGTCCGTGCAGGGCGCGGACCTCCCCGCCTCGGCGGCCTTCGACGGCGACCCCGGCACCCGTTGGGGCAGCCTCTGGGCCGATCCGCAGTGGATCCAGGTCGACCTCGGCGCCACCGCGGCGATCAGCCAGGTCGTCCTGCAGTGGGAGGGCGCGCACGCCACCTCGTTCCAGCTGCAGACCTCCGCCACCGGCACCGGCGGGTGGACCGACATCTACACCACCACGGCCGGCCCCGGCGGCACGCAGACCCTCACCGTCACCGGCTCCGGGCGCTACGTGCGGATGCTCGGCACGGTCCGCAGCAGCGGATACGGCTACTCGCTGTTCGAGTTCAAGGTCTTCGGCACGATCGGCGGCACCCCGCCGAGCGCCAGCCCCAGCCCCAGCACCCCGACGGGCGCCTGCGGCACCACGAACGTCGCGGCCGGCAAGACCGCCACCGCGTCGAGCATCGAGGGCGCGGGCACCCCCGCCTCGGGCGCGTTCGACAACAACGCCGGCACCCGCTGGGCGAGCCTGCGCAGCGACCCGCAGTGGGTCCAGGTCGACCTCGGTGCCACCACCGCCATCTGCCAGGTCGTGCTGCAGTGGGAGGGCGCCTACGCCACGTCGTTCCAGATCCAGACCTCCGCGACCGGCACCGGCGGGTGGACCGACATCTACACCACGACCACCGGCCCCGGCGGCACGCAGACGCTCACCGTCTCAGGCTCCGGCCGCTACGTCCGGATGCTGGGCACGGTCCGCGCCAACGGCTACGGCTACTCGATCTGGGAATTCAAGATCTTCACCGGGGGTACGCAGCCCAGCCCGTCCCCGTCGACCTCGACCCCGCCGGTGGAGGCGACCGACCCGAAGAACCCGAACTTCGGGCCCAACGTCTTCGTCTACGACCCGTCGACGCCGACCGCCACCTTCCAGAACAAGCTCAACACGATCTTCGCCGAGCAGGAGACCGCCGAGTTCGGGTCCAGCCGCTACGCGGTGCTGTTCAAGCCCGGCACCTACACCGCCGACGTGAACCTCGGCTTCTACACGCAGGTCGCGGGCCTGGGACTGAGCCCCGACGACGTGAACCTCAACGGCCACGTCCGCGTCGAGGCGACCTGGTTCGGCGGCAACGCCACGCACAACTTCTGGCGTACCGCCGAGAACTTGTCCGTGACCCTGCCCGCGGGCGTGACCGTGGAGCGCTGGGCCGTCGCCCAGGCCGCGGCCTACCGGCGGATGCACCTCAAGGGCGCCGCGAACCAGATCCAGCTGTGGAACGGCGGCGACGGCTGGGCCAGCGGCGGCCTCATCGCCGACAGCAGGATCGACGGCCTGGTGTCGTCGGGCTCGCAGCAGCAGTGGTTCTCCCGCAACAGCGAGTTCGGCTCCTGGACCGGGTCGGTGTGGAACATGGTCTTCACCGGGGTCACCGGCGCACCCGCCGCGAACTTCCCCAACCCCTCGCACACCGTCGTCGCAGCGTCGCCGGTCGTGCGGGAGAAGCCGTTCCTCTACATCGACTCCACCGGCACCTACCGGGTCTTCAAGCCCGGTGTGCGGACCAACGCCGTCGGCACCAGCTGGTACAACAAGACCCCGGTCGGGTCGTCGATCTCGCTCGCGGACTTCTTCGTCGTCCGCCCCGGCACCACCGCCGCCACGATGAACGCCGCCCTCGCCCAGGGCAAGCACCTGCTCATCACCCCCGGCATCCACCACCTCAGCCAGGCGCTGCAGGTCAACAACCCCAACACGATCATCCTCGGGCTGGGTCTGGCGACGCTGGTCCCCGACAACGGGGTCGCCGCGATCAAGGTCGCCGACGTGGACGGTGTGCAGGTCGGCGGGGTACTCGTCGACGCGGGCCCGGTCAACTCGCCGGTCCTGATCGAGTTCGGCCCGGCCGGTTCCGCGGCCAACCACGCGGGCAACCCGTCCGCGCTGCACGATGTCTACGTCCGCGTCGGCGGTGCCGGAGCGGGCAAGGCCACCACCAGCCTCGTCGTCAACAGCAACAACGTCATCGGCGACCACCTGTGGCTGTGGCGCGCCGACCACGGCGCCGGAGCGGGCTGGACCAGCAACACCGCCGACCAGGGCATGATCGTCAACGGCACCGATGTCACGATGTACGGCCTGTTCGTCGAGCACTTCCAGAAGTACGAGGTCGTCTGGAACGGCAACGGCGGGCGGACCTACTTCTTCCAGAACGAGCTGCCCTACGAGGCGCCCAACCAGGCCGCCTGGATGAACGGCACCACCCGGGGGTACGCCGCCTACAAGGTCGCCGACTCCGTCACCACGCACGAGGCGTGGGGGCTGGGCTCCTACTGCGTCTTCACCGCCGACCTGTCGATCGTGGGGGAGCGGGCGTTCGAGGTGCCCAACACACCCGGGGTGAAGTTCCACAACATGGTGATCGTGTCGCTGGGCGGCCAGGGGACGATCAACCACGTCATCAACAACACCGGCGGACCGGCCGGTCCCGCCGTCAACACCGTCTACCTCACCAACTACCCGTGA
- a CDS encoding GNAT family N-acetyltransferase translates to MNDAVTTEWPGHADEALLAECHRVVAAVVGLGGAVGWLDVPDRSDVDAWLLGVVDRVAAGTAGLLVVRAAGRVEGLGTWVANPPGTKAVVTDLQRIMVHPDARGLGLGRILVDLLTGAALGAGAEVVTLAVRGNNHGAVALYEACGFRIWGVLPGGVAVGDERYDDVRMYRAAPLPDHLVRHGSNPTGLGSSAVRS, encoded by the coding sequence GTGAACGACGCGGTGACGACCGAATGGCCCGGCCACGCCGATGAGGCCCTGCTGGCCGAGTGCCATCGGGTCGTCGCCGCGGTGGTCGGCCTCGGCGGCGCCGTCGGCTGGCTCGACGTCCCCGACCGGTCCGACGTGGACGCCTGGCTGCTCGGGGTCGTGGACCGGGTCGCCGCGGGTACCGCCGGGCTGCTCGTCGTCCGGGCCGCCGGGCGGGTCGAAGGGCTCGGGACGTGGGTGGCGAACCCGCCGGGGACCAAGGCGGTCGTCACCGACCTGCAGCGGATCATGGTGCACCCGGACGCGCGCGGGCTGGGGCTCGGGCGGATCCTCGTCGACCTGCTCACCGGCGCGGCGCTCGGCGCCGGGGCCGAGGTGGTGACGCTCGCGGTGCGGGGCAACAACCACGGTGCGGTCGCGCTCTACGAGGCGTGCGGGTTCCGGATCTGGGGCGTGCTGCCGGGCGGGGTCGCCGTCGGCGACGAGCGCTACGACGACGTGCGGATGTACCGGGCCGCTCCGCTCCCGGACCACCTGGTCCGGCACGGCAGCAACCCCACGGGGCTGGGTAGTTCCGCGGTCCGCAGCTGA
- a CDS encoding acyltransferase family protein: MATDLHLEPTIRPPEAAEPELEPVAEVEPEPQPEPPPAPQPSVRLDIQGLRAIAVLAVVVYHLWPGLLPGGFIGVDAFFVISGFLITSHLLREPPRTARDLVAFWGRRARRLLPASLLVLGATLAATVAFAPVTHWARAAGQVITSALYVQNWRLSADAVDYLNATDPPTAVQHFWSLSVEEQFYLAWPILILAVALAARVMKRHVTRLIATVVTVVVAASFAASVWVTATSPVSAYFSTPVRIWELGAGGLLAAVLLSDEWRPRLPAVWSLAAGAGLAAIGWSAWGYSAATPFPGWAAALPVAGCVAVLAAGALHPGGPVERLLGRQPLAFLGDISYSVYLWHWPLLILLPHATGRPLGALDRVGILAATIVLAVATKRLVEDPFRRPGTGWLRRGPFRIAAIGMVVVVAAGFAVIRDVDSRRSEALAVVEEAVSVPNPCFGAAALALGAQQCPADPAVRPVPYAAQAQNDLNVAYADDCFDYPPFPKTTTCTYGRPDAKVSIALVGNSHAGHWLPALLALTDRLDFKITTYLASGCNVSTTRMRWEPNSDATACLAWAQRVVAATEHGYDLVVTSAYPSRIPAGFKDRVEGFDAVRDGHRDMIDRWIATGTDVLVIRDTPHPANDFGPIPDCVAAHETDVSRCSGPRTDWVWPDPLSTAATDARNPHVVVVDLTDFFCDPQTCYGVIGGVIAFSDVHHMTQTYGRTLAPYLAPALAAAIDRAVGRQPS, encoded by the coding sequence GTGGCCACCGACTTGCATCTGGAGCCGACGATCCGGCCCCCCGAGGCAGCCGAGCCCGAACTCGAACCGGTCGCCGAGGTCGAGCCCGAACCGCAGCCGGAGCCGCCGCCCGCCCCGCAGCCGTCGGTGCGCCTGGACATCCAGGGGCTGCGCGCCATCGCGGTCCTCGCCGTCGTCGTCTACCACCTGTGGCCCGGCCTGCTGCCCGGCGGGTTCATCGGTGTCGACGCCTTCTTCGTCATCTCCGGCTTCCTCATCACCAGCCACCTGCTGCGCGAACCGCCACGCACCGCCCGCGACCTGGTCGCCTTCTGGGGGCGGCGGGCCCGGCGGCTGCTGCCGGCGTCGCTGCTCGTCCTCGGCGCCACCCTCGCCGCCACCGTGGCGTTCGCGCCGGTCACCCACTGGGCGCGGGCCGCCGGGCAGGTCATCACCTCGGCCCTGTACGTGCAGAACTGGCGGCTGTCGGCCGACGCCGTCGACTACCTCAACGCCACCGACCCGCCGACCGCCGTGCAGCACTTCTGGTCGCTCTCGGTCGAGGAGCAGTTCTACCTCGCCTGGCCGATCCTGATCCTCGCCGTGGCGCTCGCCGCACGGGTGATGAAACGGCACGTCACGAGGCTGATCGCGACCGTGGTCACGGTGGTCGTCGCCGCCTCGTTCGCCGCGTCGGTATGGGTGACGGCCACCAGCCCGGTGTCGGCGTACTTCTCGACCCCGGTGCGGATCTGGGAACTCGGCGCGGGCGGCCTGCTCGCCGCGGTGCTGCTGTCCGACGAGTGGCGCCCGCGGCTGCCCGCCGTGTGGTCGCTGGCCGCAGGCGCCGGGCTCGCCGCGATCGGCTGGTCCGCCTGGGGCTACTCCGCGGCCACCCCGTTCCCCGGCTGGGCGGCGGCGCTGCCCGTCGCCGGGTGCGTCGCGGTGCTCGCCGCGGGCGCCCTGCACCCCGGCGGGCCCGTCGAGAGGCTGCTCGGGCGGCAGCCGCTGGCGTTCCTGGGCGACATCTCCTACTCGGTCTACCTGTGGCACTGGCCGCTGCTGATCCTGCTGCCCCACGCCACCGGCCGGCCGCTGGGCGCGCTGGACCGCGTCGGCATCCTCGCCGCCACGATCGTGCTCGCCGTCGCCACCAAGCGGCTCGTCGAGGACCCGTTCCGCCGCCCCGGCACCGGCTGGCTGCGGCGGGGGCCGTTCCGGATCGCCGCGATCGGCATGGTCGTCGTCGTCGCGGCCGGGTTCGCCGTCATCCGCGATGTCGACAGCCGCCGCAGCGAGGCGCTCGCCGTCGTCGAGGAGGCGGTCAGCGTACCCAACCCGTGTTTCGGCGCCGCGGCGCTCGCGCTCGGGGCGCAGCAGTGCCCCGCGGACCCGGCCGTCCGCCCGGTCCCCTACGCGGCGCAGGCCCAGAACGACCTCAACGTCGCCTACGCCGACGACTGCTTCGATTACCCGCCGTTCCCGAAGACCACGACCTGCACCTACGGCAGACCCGACGCGAAGGTGTCGATCGCGCTCGTCGGCAACTCCCACGCCGGGCACTGGCTGCCGGCGCTGCTGGCGCTCACCGACCGGCTCGACTTCAAGATCACGACCTACCTGGCGTCGGGGTGCAACGTCTCCACGACCCGGATGCGGTGGGAGCCGAACTCCGACGCCACCGCGTGCCTGGCCTGGGCGCAGCGGGTCGTGGCCGCGACCGAGCACGGATACGACCTCGTCGTCACCAGCGCCTACCCGTCGCGGATCCCGGCCGGCTTCAAGGACCGCGTCGAGGGCTTCGACGCGGTCCGCGACGGGCACCGCGACATGATCGACCGGTGGATCGCCACCGGCACCGATGTCCTGGTCATCCGGGACACCCCGCACCCGGCCAACGACTTCGGGCCCATCCCCGACTGCGTCGCCGCCCACGAGACCGACGTGTCGCGGTGCTCCGGCCCCCGTACGGACTGGGTGTGGCCCGACCCCCTGTCCACCGCCGCGACCGACGCCCGCAACCCGCACGTGGTCGTCGTGGACCTGACCGACTTCTTCTGCGACCCGCAGACCTGCTACGGCGTCATCGGCGGCGTGATCGCCTTCTCCGACGTGCACCACATGACCCAGACCTACGGGCGCACCCTCGCGCCCTACCTGGCACCGGCGCTGGCGGCGGCGATCGACCGTGCCGTGGGACGGCAGCCCTCATAG
- a CDS encoding cupin domain-containing protein: MRIVDFGPAEGREINSFDSRHLWAVGLVRDDDVSVTALHVGAGGEIGRHPATVDQLFLVVSGRGTVCGDDGEWQPVRAGQAVVWAAGEHHTTRADGDLTAIVVEMPDLPVTR; the protein is encoded by the coding sequence ATGCGCATCGTCGACTTCGGGCCCGCAGAGGGACGAGAGATCAACAGTTTTGACAGCAGGCACCTCTGGGCGGTCGGGCTGGTCCGCGACGACGACGTGTCCGTGACGGCGCTGCACGTGGGCGCCGGTGGCGAGATCGGGCGGCATCCCGCCACCGTCGACCAGCTCTTTCTCGTGGTCTCCGGGCGCGGCACGGTGTGCGGAGACGACGGTGAGTGGCAGCCGGTCCGGGCCGGTCAGGCGGTGGTCTGGGCGGCGGGGGAGCACCACACCACCCGTGCCGACGGTGACCTCACCGCCATCGTCGTCGAGATGCCCGACCTGCCCGTGACCCGCTGA
- a CDS encoding NUDIX hydrolase: MKQQVKGVTHPVGYGVGMLEYSVAIVLLVDADGALLMQLRDEHAPIAANQWGFPGGQIEAGETPVEAAHRELLEETGLSVGELLPFWSGMRPFEDGVERRVTMHVFAGRTDAKQDDVVLGEGLAMVFVPAELAADRDLSVSAALLIPMFLTSDRYAELRQISMS, encoded by the coding sequence GTGAAGCAGCAGGTCAAGGGCGTGACCCACCCTGTGGGATACGGTGTCGGGATGTTGGAGTACTCCGTTGCCATCGTTCTGCTCGTCGACGCCGACGGGGCGCTGCTGATGCAGCTCCGCGATGAGCACGCCCCGATCGCCGCCAACCAGTGGGGGTTCCCGGGCGGGCAGATCGAGGCGGGGGAGACCCCGGTCGAGGCGGCGCACCGGGAGCTGCTGGAGGAGACCGGCCTGTCTGTCGGCGAGCTGTTGCCGTTCTGGTCGGGGATGCGTCCCTTCGAGGACGGGGTGGAGCGGCGGGTCACGATGCACGTGTTCGCGGGGCGTACCGATGCGAAGCAGGACGATGTGGTGCTGGGTGAGGGTCTGGCGATGGTGTTCGTTCCGGCGGAGCTCGCGGCGGACCGGGATCTGTCGGTGTCGGCGGCGCTGCTGATTCCGATGTTCCTCACCTCCGACCGGTACGCCGAACTACGGCAGATATCGATGTCCTAG